From one Comamonas piscis genomic stretch:
- the ilvD gene encoding dihydroxy-acid dehydratase, protein MPAYRSKTSTAGRNMAGARSLWRATGMKDDDFSKPIIAVVNSFTQFVPGHVHLKDLGQLVAREIEAAGGVAKEFNTIAVDDGIAMGHDGMLYSLPSREVIADSVEYMVNAHCADAMVCISNCDKITPGMLMAAMRLNIPVVFVSGGPMEAGKVRLAVPAADGSKTIQIKKLDLVDAMVMAADSSVSDADVAEVERSACPTCGSCSGMFTANSMNCLAEALGLALPGNGTVVATHSDREQLFKRAGRLIVDLAKRYYEQDEATLLPRAVGIKAFENAMTLDIAMGGSTNTILHLLAIAQEAEIDFTMTDIDRMSRTVPQLCKVAPNTNKYHIEDVHRAGGIMAILGELDRAGKLHTDAPTVHAKTMKDALDQWDIVRTEDEAVRTFYMAGPAGIPTQVAFSQSTRWPSLDLDRAEGCIRSYEHAFSKEGGLAVLRGNIALDGCVVKTAGVDDSILVFEGSAHVVESQDEAVENILSDKVKAGDIVIVRYEGPKGGPGMQEMLYPTSYIKSKGLGKSCALLTDGRFSGGTSGLSIGHCSPEAAAGGAIGLVQNGDRILIDIPNRTINALVSDEEFAKRREAQNALGWKPAKPRPRKVSTALKAYAKLVTSADKGAVRDISLLD, encoded by the coding sequence ATGCCCGCATACCGTTCCAAAACCTCTACCGCCGGTCGCAACATGGCAGGTGCCCGCTCTTTGTGGCGTGCCACCGGCATGAAAGACGACGACTTCTCCAAGCCCATCATTGCGGTGGTGAACTCCTTTACCCAGTTCGTGCCAGGCCATGTGCACCTGAAGGACCTGGGCCAGCTCGTAGCCCGCGAGATCGAGGCTGCAGGTGGTGTTGCCAAGGAGTTCAACACCATTGCCGTCGATGATGGCATTGCGATGGGCCACGACGGCATGCTGTACTCGCTGCCCAGCCGCGAAGTGATTGCCGATTCGGTCGAATACATGGTCAACGCGCACTGTGCTGATGCCATGGTCTGCATCTCCAACTGTGACAAGATCACCCCCGGCATGCTGATGGCCGCGATGCGCCTGAACATCCCCGTGGTGTTTGTGTCCGGCGGCCCGATGGAAGCCGGCAAGGTGCGCCTGGCCGTGCCTGCCGCTGACGGCAGCAAGACCATCCAGATCAAGAAGCTTGATCTGGTCGATGCCATGGTGATGGCCGCTGACAGCAGTGTGAGCGATGCCGATGTGGCTGAAGTCGAGCGCTCGGCCTGCCCGACCTGCGGCTCCTGCTCGGGCATGTTCACCGCCAACTCGATGAACTGCCTGGCCGAAGCGCTGGGCCTGGCGCTGCCAGGCAATGGCACCGTGGTAGCGACCCACTCGGACCGCGAGCAACTCTTCAAGCGCGCAGGCCGTTTGATCGTGGACCTGGCCAAGCGCTACTACGAGCAAGACGAAGCCACCCTGCTGCCACGCGCAGTCGGTATCAAGGCGTTCGAGAACGCGATGACCCTGGACATCGCAATGGGCGGCTCGACCAACACCATCCTGCACCTGCTGGCGATCGCGCAAGAGGCGGAGATCGACTTCACGATGACCGACATCGACCGCATGTCGCGCACCGTGCCGCAGCTGTGCAAGGTGGCGCCCAATACCAACAAGTACCACATCGAAGACGTACACCGCGCAGGCGGCATCATGGCCATCCTGGGTGAGCTGGACCGCGCTGGCAAGCTGCACACCGATGCGCCCACCGTGCATGCCAAGACCATGAAGGACGCGCTGGACCAGTGGGACATCGTGCGCACCGAAGACGAGGCCGTGCGCACCTTCTACATGGCAGGCCCTGCCGGCATTCCCACCCAGGTGGCGTTCAGCCAAAGCACGCGCTGGCCCAGCCTGGATCTGGACCGCGCCGAAGGCTGCATCCGCTCCTACGAACACGCCTTCTCCAAAGAAGGTGGCCTGGCGGTGCTGCGCGGCAATATCGCGCTCGATGGCTGCGTGGTCAAGACCGCCGGTGTCGATGACTCGATCCTGGTGTTCGAGGGCTCGGCCCATGTGGTCGAATCGCAGGACGAAGCCGTGGAGAACATCCTGAGCGACAAGGTCAAGGCCGGTGATATCGTGATCGTGCGTTACGAAGGCCCCAAGGGCGGCCCCGGCATGCAAGAGATGCTCTACCCCACCAGCTACATCAAGTCCAAGGGCCTGGGCAAGTCCTGCGCGCTGCTGACCGATGGCCGCTTCTCCGGCGGTACCTCGGGCCTGTCGATTGGCCACTGCTCGCCCGAGGCGGCAGCAGGCGGTGCCATCGGCCTGGTGCAGAACGGCGACCGCATCTTGATCGACATCCCCAACCGCACTATCAATGCGCTGGTGAGCGACGAGGAGTTTGCCAAGCGCCGCGAAGCCCAGAATGCGCTGGGCTGGAAGCCTGCCAAACCCCGTCCGCGCAAGGTGTCTACCGCTTTGAAGGCCTACGCCAAGCTGGTGACCTCGGCCGACAAGGGCGCGGTGCGCGATATTTCGCTGCTGGACTGA
- a CDS encoding zinc-dependent alcohol dehydrogenase family protein produces the protein MKAIQVAAPGGLDHLQLVDLPAPAAPRAGEIQVRLHASSLNYHDLAIVAGRSPTADGRIPMADGAGVVMAVGEGVTEFAVGDAVVSCFFPLWQSGKQVPSTFATVPGDGVDGFAREQVTMAATAFTHAPKGYTHEEAATLTTAGLTAWRALVVDGRIEAGQTVLVLGTGGVSIFALQLAHAMGAKVIATTSSAAKAERLRALGADTVINYRDQPNWGDAVLEATGGRGADIVVEVGGPGTLPQSIRACAPGGHIALIGVLTGFAGEVPTVELMRKQQTLQGLIVGSREQQQDLVRALDHLPLRPVIDSRYPLEKMADAFAHQLSAQHFGKICLHW, from the coding sequence ATGAAAGCCATTCAAGTTGCCGCCCCCGGCGGTCTGGACCACCTGCAACTGGTTGACCTGCCAGCGCCCGCAGCGCCCCGCGCCGGAGAGATCCAGGTGCGCCTGCATGCCAGCTCGCTCAACTACCACGACCTGGCCATTGTGGCTGGCCGCTCCCCCACCGCCGATGGCCGAATTCCGATGGCCGATGGCGCAGGTGTCGTGATGGCCGTCGGCGAAGGCGTGACCGAGTTCGCGGTCGGTGATGCGGTGGTGTCCTGTTTTTTCCCGCTGTGGCAATCCGGCAAGCAAGTGCCCTCCACCTTTGCCACCGTGCCGGGCGATGGCGTGGACGGCTTTGCACGCGAGCAGGTCACGATGGCTGCCACGGCCTTTACCCATGCGCCCAAGGGCTACACCCATGAAGAAGCCGCCACCCTGACCACCGCAGGCTTGACGGCCTGGCGCGCCTTGGTGGTCGACGGCCGCATCGAAGCCGGGCAAACCGTGCTGGTGTTGGGCACTGGCGGGGTATCGATCTTTGCGTTGCAACTGGCCCATGCGATGGGCGCCAAGGTGATTGCGACGACCTCCAGCGCCGCCAAGGCCGAGCGCCTCCGCGCCCTGGGTGCCGACACCGTCATCAACTACCGCGACCAACCCAACTGGGGCGATGCAGTGCTGGAAGCCACCGGCGGGCGCGGCGCCGATATCGTCGTAGAGGTGGGTGGCCCGGGCACCCTGCCCCAGTCCATCCGTGCCTGCGCCCCCGGCGGCCACATCGCTTTGATCGGCGTGCTGACCGGCTTTGCTGGCGAGGTGCCTACCGTGGAGCTGATGCGCAAACAGCAGACCTTGCAGGGCCTGATCGTCGGCAGCCGCGAGCAGCAGCAAGACCTGGTGCGCGCGCTGGACCACCTGCCGCTGCGCCCGGTGATCGACAGCCGCTACCCGCTGGAGAAAATGGCCGATGCCTTTGCGCACCAGCTCAGCGCACAGCACTTCGGCAAGATCTGTCTGCACTGGTAA
- a CDS encoding winged helix-turn-helix transcriptional regulator yields MKRLNSKSGCAVEVTLSVMGGTWKPIVLFHLMHGTKRFSALARAIPNVTQRMLTLQLRELEEAGIVARTVYAEVPPRVDYALTDLGRSLQPVLIAMRDWGTDYAQSQGMQDEGPGVQASCAA; encoded by the coding sequence ATGAAACGCTTGAACAGCAAAAGTGGTTGTGCCGTGGAGGTCACCTTGTCCGTGATGGGCGGCACCTGGAAACCGATTGTGCTCTTCCACCTGATGCATGGCACCAAGCGCTTCAGCGCGCTGGCGCGCGCCATCCCCAATGTCACCCAGCGCATGCTGACCTTGCAGCTGCGCGAGCTGGAGGAGGCTGGTATCGTCGCGCGCACCGTGTATGCAGAAGTGCCCCCGCGTGTGGACTATGCGCTGACTGACCTGGGCCGCAGCCTGCAGCCGGTGCTGATAGCCATGCGCGACTGGGGCACAGATTATGCGCAGAGTCAGGGCATGCAGGATGAGGGGCCGGGTGTACAGGCAAGTTGCGCCGCTTAG
- a CDS encoding Bug family tripartite tricarboxylate transporter substrate binding protein encodes MMSRNPFLRPIALLPVLACLGMAWAGHAQAQALERRGYPSQPIKLVVPFAPGGSTDIVARLIAEAMREPLGQPVVVENKAGAAGLIGAEAVARAQSDGYTIGVGTISTLAVNTVMLQSVRRDPLEALAPVIALAQIPSVFSTHPSLGVADLQGLVATLRAKPDHYTIGSAGVGSIGHLIAEAMNETLGVRLRHIPYKGQGPVINSALSGETQVLSDQYPSSSSLVQSGRLIPFAVAAPQRLPALPDVPTLAEAGYPALNRLAITWFGLVAPAGTPPAVINTLNHAARDAMHQPAVQARLEQLGVVPMGGSPQQFAQLISDTRTQIQQLVQQRKLVLD; translated from the coding sequence ATGATGTCCCGCAATCCATTTCTGCGCCCTATAGCGCTGCTGCCCGTTCTGGCCTGCCTGGGCATGGCATGGGCCGGCCATGCGCAGGCGCAGGCACTGGAGCGGCGCGGCTACCCCAGCCAGCCCATCAAGCTGGTGGTGCCGTTTGCACCCGGTGGCTCGACCGATATCGTGGCCCGCTTGATCGCTGAAGCGATGCGCGAGCCGCTGGGCCAGCCGGTGGTGGTGGAGAACAAGGCAGGCGCTGCGGGCCTGATTGGGGCGGAGGCAGTGGCCCGTGCCCAGTCCGATGGTTACACCATCGGTGTGGGGACGATCAGCACCTTGGCCGTCAATACCGTGATGCTCCAGTCCGTACGCCGCGATCCGCTTGAAGCGCTGGCACCGGTCATCGCGCTGGCGCAGATACCGTCGGTGTTCTCCACGCATCCCAGCCTGGGCGTGGCGGATCTGCAGGGCCTCGTGGCCACCTTGCGCGCCAAGCCCGACCACTACACGATCGGCTCGGCCGGCGTGGGCTCCATCGGCCACCTGATTGCCGAGGCGATGAACGAGACGCTAGGCGTGCGCCTGCGCCATATTCCCTACAAGGGCCAGGGGCCGGTGATCAACAGTGCCTTGTCGGGCGAGACCCAGGTGCTGAGTGACCAGTACCCCTCGTCCAGCAGCCTGGTGCAATCCGGGCGGCTGATCCCTTTTGCCGTGGCCGCGCCCCAGCGGTTGCCAGCGCTGCCTGATGTGCCCACCTTGGCCGAGGCGGGCTACCCGGCGCTCAACCGCTTGGCCATTACCTGGTTTGGCCTGGTGGCCCCTGCTGGCACGCCGCCCGCCGTCATCAATACCCTCAACCACGCCGCCCGCGATGCCATGCACCAACCTGCGGTGCAGGCGCGTCTGGAGCAGTTGGGTGTCGTGCCCATGGGCGGCAGTCCGCAGCAGTTTGCGCAGCTGATCAGCGACACGCGCACCCAGATCCAGCAGTTGGTGCAGCAGCGCAAACTGGTGCTGGACTGA
- the mgtA gene encoding magnesium-translocating P-type ATPase gives MLHLLKNGFVNFLRSRHWGVHFRRLPMLEQLASTPVDAGISKAMGERLRDAAHAAEPALLQSLNTSRQGLDDVQVQQARAQAGWNSISQDKPMSRSEHLWLCFRTPFNLLLTVLAIVSWMTGDAKATAVIGSMVALATGLRFWQEGRANKAAAGLQAMVSNTAAVLRRTVQDEEARELDAPPSRLSALQAMRELPVRELVPGDIIQLAAGDMVPADCRLLTAKDLFLAQSAMTGESMPVEKFAQLPDAAQHNPVELCNLVFMGTNVVSGAGLAVVLTTGNQSYLGALAGKVSAMDRSPTAFQMGVNKVSWVLIRFMLVMVPLVLLINGLTKGDWTEALLFALSVAVGLTPEMLPMIVTATLAKGAVFLSRKQVIVKHLDAIQNFGAMDVLCTDKTGTLTEDRISVERHLDAWGDVSQPVLDLAYLNSYYQTGLKSLLDVAVLAHAERASLVDAYAKVDEVPFDFVRRRMSVVVRDSAGAGKIITKGAVEEILQVSSSVQAAAGVLDLDAGLRQRIVATAEALNAQGLRVVAVATRDTPAGQSNFGVADEAGLVLCGFLAFVDPPKESAAPALQALARHGVQTKVLTGDNAAVTAKVCQQVGITEQVIVLGGEIEQMDDQRLAQVVEEANIFAKLSPAHKERIVRMLKANGHVVGFMGDGINDAAALRTADIGISVDTAVDVAKEAADIILLDKSLMVLDQGVQEGRRTFANMLKYIKMTASSNFGNVFSVLIASAFIPFLPMLPMQLLVQNLVYDFSQAAIPFDHVDAELLTQPQRWNPADVGRFMLFFGPISSIFDITTFVVMWKVFGANTPERQALFQSGWFVVGLLTQSLIVHMIRTKRIPFIQSRAAWPVGLMTLVVVAIGIYLPMGALAPYFKLVPLPGMYFVFLVTVLLAYMGLTQVMKKWYIRRYDWQ, from the coding sequence ATGTTGCACCTGCTGAAAAATGGATTCGTCAACTTTTTGCGCTCACGCCACTGGGGCGTGCATTTCCGCCGCTTGCCCATGTTGGAGCAACTGGCGAGCACACCGGTGGATGCCGGCATTTCCAAGGCCATGGGTGAGCGGCTGCGGGATGCGGCCCATGCCGCTGAACCCGCATTGCTGCAAAGCCTGAACACCAGCCGTCAAGGCCTGGACGATGTGCAGGTGCAGCAAGCCCGTGCGCAGGCCGGCTGGAACAGCATCTCGCAGGACAAGCCCATGTCCCGCAGCGAGCACTTGTGGCTGTGCTTTCGCACGCCGTTCAACCTGCTGCTGACGGTGTTGGCCATCGTCTCCTGGATGACGGGCGATGCCAAGGCCACGGCGGTGATTGGCAGCATGGTGGCGCTGGCCACCGGCCTGCGCTTTTGGCAGGAAGGCCGCGCCAACAAGGCCGCTGCTGGCCTGCAGGCCATGGTCTCCAACACCGCAGCCGTGCTGCGCCGCACCGTACAGGATGAGGAAGCCCGAGAGCTGGATGCGCCGCCATCGCGCCTGTCTGCGCTGCAGGCCATGCGCGAACTGCCGGTGCGCGAGCTGGTGCCGGGCGACATCATCCAGCTGGCTGCTGGCGACATGGTGCCCGCCGACTGCCGCCTGCTGACCGCCAAGGACCTGTTTCTGGCGCAATCGGCGATGACCGGTGAATCCATGCCGGTGGAGAAATTTGCCCAGCTGCCCGATGCGGCCCAGCACAACCCGGTGGAGCTGTGCAACCTGGTGTTCATGGGCACGAACGTGGTCTCGGGTGCTGGCCTGGCCGTGGTGCTGACCACCGGCAACCAAAGCTACCTGGGTGCGCTGGCCGGCAAGGTCTCGGCGATGGACCGCAGCCCCACCGCGTTCCAGATGGGCGTCAACAAGGTCAGCTGGGTGCTCATCCGTTTCATGCTGGTGATGGTGCCGCTGGTCTTGCTGATCAATGGCCTGACCAAGGGAGACTGGACCGAGGCCCTGCTGTTTGCGCTGTCGGTGGCGGTCGGCCTGACGCCCGAGATGCTGCCGATGATCGTGACCGCTACCCTGGCCAAGGGTGCGGTGTTTCTGTCGCGCAAGCAAGTGATCGTCAAGCACCTGGACGCCATCCAGAACTTTGGCGCGATGGATGTGCTGTGCACCGACAAGACGGGCACCTTGACCGAGGACCGGATCTCGGTTGAGCGCCACCTCGATGCCTGGGGCGATGTCTCGCAACCGGTGCTGGACCTGGCCTATCTGAACAGCTACTACCAGACGGGGCTCAAGAGCCTGCTGGATGTGGCCGTGCTCGCCCATGCCGAGCGCGCATCGCTGGTCGATGCCTATGCCAAGGTCGATGAAGTGCCGTTTGATTTTGTGCGCCGGCGCATGTCGGTGGTGGTGCGTGACAGCGCCGGGGCCGGCAAGATCATCACCAAGGGCGCGGTTGAGGAGATTTTGCAAGTGAGCAGCTCGGTGCAAGCCGCCGCTGGTGTGCTGGATCTCGACGCGGGCCTGCGCCAGCGCATTGTGGCGACGGCCGAGGCGCTCAATGCCCAGGGGCTGCGCGTGGTGGCTGTGGCCACCCGCGATACACCAGCGGGCCAAAGCAACTTTGGTGTGGCCGATGAGGCCGGCCTGGTGCTCTGCGGCTTTCTGGCCTTTGTCGACCCACCCAAGGAAAGCGCTGCGCCCGCATTGCAGGCGCTGGCACGACATGGCGTGCAGACCAAGGTGCTCACCGGCGACAACGCCGCCGTGACCGCCAAGGTCTGCCAGCAAGTGGGCATCACCGAGCAGGTCATCGTGCTGGGCGGTGAGATCGAGCAGATGGATGACCAGCGGCTGGCCCAGGTGGTCGAAGAAGCCAATATCTTTGCCAAGCTGAGCCCCGCGCACAAGGAGCGCATCGTGCGCATGCTCAAGGCCAATGGCCATGTGGTGGGCTTCATGGGCGATGGCATCAACGATGCCGCAGCGCTGCGCACGGCCGATATCGGCATCTCGGTGGATACCGCCGTCGATGTGGCCAAGGAGGCCGCTGACATCATCTTGCTGGACAAGAGCCTGATGGTGCTGGACCAGGGCGTGCAGGAAGGGCGCCGCACCTTCGCCAATATGCTCAAGTACATCAAGATGACGGCGAGCTCGAACTTTGGCAATGTGTTCTCGGTGTTGATTGCCAGTGCTTTTATTCCGTTTTTGCCGATGCTGCCGATGCAGCTGCTGGTGCAGAACCTGGTGTATGACTTCTCGCAGGCGGCCATTCCGTTTGACCATGTGGACGCTGAACTGCTGACCCAGCCCCAGCGCTGGAACCCGGCCGATGTGGGCCGCTTCATGCTGTTCTTTGGGCCCATCAGCTCCATCTTCGATATCACGACCTTTGTCGTGATGTGGAAGGTATTTGGCGCCAATACGCCCGAGCGCCAGGCGCTGTTCCAGTCCGGCTGGTTTGTCGTGGGCCTGCTTACCCAGTCGCTGATCGTGCACATGATCCGCACCAAGCGCATTCCGTTTATCCAGAGCCGGGCGGCCTGGCCCGTAGGCCTGATGACCCTGGTGGTGGTGGCCATTGGCATCTACCTGCCCATGGGTGCGCTTGCCCCGTATTTCAAGCTTGTGCCGCTGCCAGGCATGTACTTTGTGTTCTTGGTCACCGTGTTGCTGGCCTATATGGGTCTTACGCAGGTCATGAAAAAGTGGTACATCCGTCGCTACGACTGGCAATAG
- a CDS encoding MgtC/SapB family protein gives MLEALNYTQLNSLINTAISLVTAFVLGAVIGLERQYRQRTAGLRTNVLVAVGAAIFVDSANTIAGPDGAVRVMAYVVSGIGFLGAGVIMREEGNVRGLNTAATLWGSAAVGAAAGADLIVQAALGTVLVLAANTLLRPLVNAINRKPLDVASTEMTNAVFVVAERLHQRLALAMLQDVLERGGYPPGDIDIQPFGEAEVVIEATLAAQSVEGDELDAMVQQLAAKPGVRQAFWSPSTRD, from the coding sequence ATGCTCGAAGCGCTGAACTACACCCAGCTGAACTCGCTGATCAATACGGCCATCAGCCTGGTAACTGCCTTTGTCCTAGGCGCCGTGATTGGCCTGGAACGCCAATACCGCCAGCGCACCGCCGGGCTGCGCACCAATGTGCTGGTCGCCGTGGGTGCGGCCATCTTTGTCGACAGTGCGAATACCATCGCAGGGCCCGACGGTGCCGTGCGCGTGATGGCCTATGTGGTCTCGGGGATCGGCTTCTTGGGTGCCGGCGTCATCATGCGCGAAGAGGGCAATGTGCGCGGGCTGAACACCGCCGCCACCTTGTGGGGCTCGGCGGCCGTGGGGGCTGCGGCGGGTGCCGATCTGATTGTGCAGGCAGCCTTGGGTACCGTGCTGGTGCTGGCGGCCAATACCTTGCTGCGGCCGCTCGTCAATGCCATCAACCGCAAGCCGCTGGATGTGGCCTCCACCGAGATGACCAATGCCGTGTTTGTGGTGGCCGAACGCCTGCACCAACGGCTGGCGTTGGCCATGCTGCAGGATGTGCTGGAGCGCGGTGGCTACCCGCCCGGTGATATCGACATCCAGCCTTTTGGCGAGGCGGAGGTCGTCATCGAGGCGACCTTGGCCGCCCAATCGGTGGAGGGGGATGAGCTGGATGCGATGGTGCAGCAGCTGGCGGCCAAGCCGGGCGTGCGCCAGGCGTTCTGGAGCCCCAGCACGAGGGACTAA
- a CDS encoding response regulator, protein MNTAKPRILYAEDEADIASVVIDYLHHAGYEVEHFADGSQAMAALRTRPPQLAILDLMLPGTDGLSILRECRARNLCPVICLTAKVEEVDRLVGLEMGADDYICKPFSPRELIARVKVILRRHAQPAAGAADHPALSDWQIDETTCQASWRGQDLGLTRREFALLHILQRHPGKIYPRSQLLDLAYADALEVSDRAIDSHIKNLRKKLRTVMGDDADCIRSIYGVGFAFEG, encoded by the coding sequence ATGAACACCGCCAAACCCCGCATTCTGTATGCCGAAGACGAGGCTGATATCGCCTCGGTCGTGATCGACTACCTGCACCATGCAGGCTATGAGGTCGAGCATTTCGCCGATGGCAGCCAGGCCATGGCGGCGCTGCGTACGCGCCCGCCGCAGCTGGCCATTCTCGATCTGATGCTGCCCGGCACCGACGGCCTGAGCATTCTGCGCGAATGCCGCGCCCGCAATCTCTGCCCCGTCATCTGCCTGACGGCCAAGGTGGAAGAAGTAGACCGACTCGTGGGCCTGGAGATGGGCGCCGATGACTACATCTGCAAGCCTTTCTCGCCGCGCGAGCTGATTGCCCGCGTCAAGGTCATCTTGCGCCGCCATGCCCAGCCGGCTGCTGGCGCAGCGGACCACCCTGCCCTCAGCGACTGGCAGATCGACGAAACCACCTGCCAGGCCAGCTGGCGCGGCCAGGACCTGGGACTGACGCGGCGCGAGTTCGCGCTGCTGCACATCCTGCAGCGCCATCCCGGCAAGATCTACCCCCGCAGCCAGCTGCTGGATCTGGCCTATGCCGATGCGCTGGAGGTGAGCGACCGGGCGATCGACAGCCACATCAAAAACCTGCGCAAAAAGCTGCGCACCGTGATGGGTGACGATGCAGACTGCATCCGCTCCATCTACGGCGTGGGCTTTGCGTTTGAAGGCTAA
- a CDS encoding ATP-binding protein, with amino-acid sequence MTTSRLQLFRFTRLQTRVLLAMVLLLLGLLLCFTGFSYWSLQRGLGGYVAQIELGRLEYLESQLRREYAKDPHWSSLNPERWNALTRFGSQAAVPVSPPAETEAPRRATIGPMLTQQLRPIERHPLSQRLGLLDNQGKLIAGVAPTAGSATNPLFDSQHMLIGTLTLNQPEDLKNQIDNAFLKEHLVFLAITGLLGLLLAGALSWWLSRRWIRPIEALSQGAKAFASGQLDYRIAIAGHDELGQLADRYNHMAEQLSQAQAQQHEWLTQVAHELRTPLAAVRAEIEAVQDGIRHFDAQTAARLHRQILRLTQLVGDMRATIPTALVVHAPEAAPALQLTAHLPAAAHALDMRVLTIEAVEAVQIRFSQAGISLPTAHGLLAALPPAWVQGNAQQLHQVLSNILENSLRYTDAPGRVSISASLHGPAPESGQRWLELHLDDSSPSVPPAELPRIFERFYRVETSRSRASGGSGLGLAICKSIVHAHGGQLQASISPLGGLRLTLILPLIDPAA; translated from the coding sequence GTGACCACCTCCCGCCTTCAGCTGTTTCGTTTCACCCGCTTGCAAACCCGGGTGCTGCTGGCCATGGTGCTGCTGCTACTGGGTTTGCTGCTGTGCTTTACCGGTTTCTCTTACTGGAGCCTGCAGCGCGGTCTGGGCGGCTATGTCGCGCAGATCGAGCTGGGACGTCTGGAATACCTGGAAAGCCAACTGCGGCGCGAGTATGCCAAGGACCCGCATTGGTCATCCCTGAACCCGGAACGTTGGAATGCGCTGACCCGCTTTGGCAGCCAGGCAGCCGTGCCCGTCTCGCCCCCGGCAGAGACCGAGGCGCCACGCCGCGCCACGATCGGCCCCATGCTGACCCAGCAGCTGCGCCCCATCGAACGCCATCCTCTGTCCCAGCGCCTGGGTCTGCTCGACAACCAAGGCAAGCTGATCGCCGGTGTCGCGCCCACCGCCGGCAGCGCCACCAACCCGCTGTTTGACAGCCAGCACATGCTGATTGGCACCCTGACCCTAAACCAGCCCGAAGACCTGAAGAACCAGATCGACAATGCGTTCTTGAAGGAGCATCTGGTGTTTCTGGCCATCACCGGCCTGCTAGGCCTGCTGCTGGCCGGCGCGCTGTCCTGGTGGCTGAGCCGGCGCTGGATCCGGCCCATTGAGGCGCTGAGCCAGGGCGCCAAGGCCTTTGCCAGCGGCCAGCTCGACTACCGTATTGCGATTGCCGGCCATGATGAGCTGGGCCAACTGGCCGACCGCTACAACCATATGGCCGAGCAGCTCTCGCAGGCCCAAGCGCAGCAGCATGAATGGCTGACCCAGGTGGCCCATGAACTGCGGACGCCCCTGGCAGCAGTGCGGGCCGAGATCGAGGCGGTACAAGATGGCATCCGCCACTTTGACGCACAAACCGCCGCCCGCCTGCACCGCCAGATTCTGCGACTGACGCAGTTGGTGGGCGACATGCGCGCCACCATCCCGACGGCCCTGGTGGTGCACGCACCCGAAGCGGCGCCTGCGCTGCAACTGACCGCCCATTTGCCCGCCGCCGCGCACGCACTGGACATGCGGGTGCTGACCATAGAGGCGGTGGAAGCCGTACAGATCCGCTTCAGCCAGGCCGGCATCAGCTTGCCTACAGCGCATGGGCTGCTCGCCGCGCTGCCGCCTGCCTGGGTGCAGGGCAACGCCCAGCAGTTGCACCAGGTGCTGAGCAATATTCTGGAAAACAGCCTGCGCTACACCGATGCGCCCGGCCGGGTCAGCATCAGCGCCAGCCTGCATGGGCCGGCGCCGGAATCGGGCCAGCGCTGGCTGGAGCTGCACCTGGATGACAGCAGTCCCTCTGTACCGCCTGCGGAACTGCCCCGCATTTTTGAACGCTTTTACCGCGTAGAAACCTCGCGCAGCCGCGCCAGTGGTGGCTCCGGCCTGGGGCTTGCCATTTGCAAAAGCATTGTGCACGCCCATGGCGGACAATTGCAGGCCTCGATCTCGCCGTTGGGCGGCCTGCGCCTCACCCTGATACTGCCCTTGATAGACCCTGCCGCATGA
- a CDS encoding class I SAM-dependent methyltransferase codes for MSPSASPSPWISRFSPLIPTGGKVLDLACGSGRHARYLQAQGLHVTGVDRDNAALQTLQAEGAGEWLLADIENGPWPLEGRVFDAVVVTNYLWRPLWPQILGSVAPGGLLLYETFALGNAAYGKPSRPDFLLQPGELLQVCAGWSVIAYEEGLLQAPDRVVQRVAARRPLPDDSRPSALQP; via the coding sequence ATGTCTCCCAGCGCCTCGCCTTCTCCCTGGATTTCCCGCTTTTCCCCGCTGATTCCCACTGGCGGCAAGGTGCTCGACCTGGCCTGCGGCTCCGGTCGGCATGCCCGCTACCTGCAGGCCCAGGGCCTGCATGTCACCGGCGTAGACCGTGACAATGCGGCCTTGCAAACCCTCCAAGCGGAAGGCGCAGGCGAATGGCTGCTGGCCGATATCGAAAACGGGCCCTGGCCGCTGGAAGGCCGGGTGTTTGATGCGGTGGTCGTCACCAACTACCTCTGGCGTCCGCTGTGGCCGCAAATACTAGGCAGTGTGGCGCCCGGCGGCTTGCTGCTGTATGAGACCTTTGCGCTGGGCAATGCAGCCTATGGCAAACCTTCACGGCCCGACTTTTTGCTGCAACCAGGCGAGCTGCTGCAAGTCTGTGCCGGCTGGTCGGTCATTGCCTATGAAGAAGGTCTGCTGCAGGCTCCGGATCGGGTCGTCCAGCGTGTGGCGGCACGACGTCCGCTGCCGGACGACTCCAGGCCATCGGCCTTGCAGCCCTGA